Proteins encoded together in one Phaeodactylum tricornutum CCAP 1055/1 chromosome 25, whole genome shotgun sequence window:
- a CDS encoding predicted protein, with protein MSSEGSQGRSHLSTKTSSNKDGLAKASDEDDPLRNNESARSQALLAYQRKKNAFQSRRKRARKKLYFLKLKEDRDAALHLKRQLSQENQYLQNCVNVALNIVREFNAVIGDVVPASPAHDSGRDVHALMNTSACWMPYQQSSRLPLLIPGQNACIQHVSAVEERSCHTARMPSEKDWIHTGKRGGNGGSIEQSGDQPNFPNALEQHGYVRQHLGQQFSLHCPVQDRAAYDHFLRKLHRANIVPHDFAFHPVRERIVALESTTVARGGFHVANPEELERIVLMQRLLSLESLARQRRLIHSLKAAKAKAVADRFTVRLGYTQGDPRWNH; from the coding sequence ATGTCGTCCGAAGGATCGCAAGGTCGTTCACATTTGAGCACTAAGACATCCAGCAACAAGGATGGTCTTGCAAAAGCGTCTGATGAAGATGATCCGTTGCGAAACAATGAGAGCGCTCGCAGTCAGGCTCTTTTGGCTTACcaaaggaagaagaatgCTTTCCAGTCTCGAAGAAAACGGGCTCGAAAAAAGCTTTACTTCCTCAAATTAAAGGAGGACAGAGATGCCGCCCTGCATCTGAAGAGACAACTTAGCCAGGAAAACCAGTACCTTCAGAATTGTGTAAATGTTGCTTTGAACATTGTACGGGAATTCAATGCTGTAATCGGGGATGTGGTTCCTGCATCACCTGCTCATGATTCTGGTCGGGACGTCCACGCGCTGATGAACACAAGTGCATGCTGGATGCCTTATCAACAAAGTAGCCGTTTGCCGCTACTAATTCCAGGCCAGAATGCATGTATTCAACACGTGAGCGCCGTTGAAGAACGCTCGTGCCATACAGCTCGTATGCCATCAGAGAAAGACTGGATACATACTGGAAAGAGAGGGGGGAACGGGGGCTCCATCGAACAGTCTGGAGATCAACCAAATTTTCCAAACGCGCTGGAACAGCATGGTTATGTTCGACAACACCTAGGACAGCAATTCTCCTTACACTGCCCAGTTCAAGATAGAGCTGCGTATGACCACTTTTTGAGGAAGCTTCATCGGGCCAACATTGTCCCGCACGATTTCGCATTCCACCCGGTGAGAGAGAGAATTGTTGCATTGGAATCCACCACAGTAGCACGCGGTGGATTTCATGTGGCTAATCCCGAGGAGTTAGAGAGAATCGTTTTGATGCAACGCCTTCTGTCACTGGAGTCACTCGCCCGTCAGCGGCGGCTGATTCATTCGCTCAAAGCTGCGAAAGCGAAAGCAGTGGCGGATcgcttcacagtcagactgGGATACACACAAGGTGATCCTCGTTGGAACCACTAA